The Aminithiophilus ramosus genome contains a region encoding:
- a CDS encoding HAD family hydrolase — protein MGPKVLVSDFDGTLAHRDRVSPEVSRAWNDLSRAGWDLLLATGRIYASVRPHLADVPTAHPLILYDGARVIVPSTDEVLFERFLPAETAEEALRLGWSSGLEVQVFGDEEIIIRPGEGRSGEYFRRLSIPLRDDLVEPRVDSDVYRVIFYGDPAAVRGLAIRMEDALGAAATVTLAGDGFLDVLAPGVSKGAALEFLLRSGGRPRFLVCAGDHHNDRELLLLADLAAVPDDADDELKEIGHFIFPPAAEGGFVELARELLALDDLPPNRQAGNSRDPVGSGRETVEGRRKWPRTRTGKEI, from the coding sequence ATGGGCCCGAAAGTCCTTGTGAGCGATTTTGACGGCACCTTGGCCCACAGAGATCGGGTTTCACCCGAAGTGAGCCGGGCCTGGAACGACCTGTCTCGGGCGGGATGGGACCTGCTCCTCGCCACGGGGAGGATCTACGCCTCCGTCAGGCCTCATCTGGCCGATGTGCCCACGGCGCATCCCCTGATCCTCTACGACGGGGCCCGCGTCATCGTCCCCTCCACGGACGAAGTCCTTTTCGAGCGGTTCCTTCCGGCCGAGACGGCCGAAGAGGCTCTCCGTCTCGGCTGGAGTTCGGGGTTGGAGGTCCAGGTCTTCGGCGATGAGGAGATCATCATCAGGCCCGGCGAAGGACGTTCCGGAGAGTATTTCCGCAGGCTGTCCATCCCCTTGCGGGACGATCTCGTCGAGCCCCGCGTCGACTCCGACGTCTACCGCGTCATCTTTTACGGCGATCCGGCGGCGGTGAGAGGACTGGCGATCCGGATGGAGGATGCCCTGGGCGCGGCCGCGACGGTCACTCTGGCCGGCGACGGCTTTCTCGACGTCCTGGCCCCCGGCGTCTCGAAAGGGGCGGCTCTGGAGTTTCTGCTCCGTTCCGGAGGACGTCCCCGTTTTCTCGTCTGTGCCGGCGACCACCACAACGACAGGGAGTTGCTCCTTCTGGCCGATCTGGCCGCCGTGCCTGACGATGCCGACGATGAACTGAAGGAGATCGGGCACTTCATTTTCCCCCCCGCCGCCGAAGGGGGATTCGTCGAGCTCGCCCGGGAGCTTCTTGCCCTGGACGATCTTCCCCCGAATCGGCAGGCAGGGAACTCTCGCGATCCCGTCGGGTCCGGCCGCGAAACGGTCGAAGGACGGCGAAAATGGCCTCGAACCCGCACCGGCAAGGAGATCTGA